In one Fundulus heteroclitus isolate FHET01 chromosome 3, MU-UCD_Fhet_4.1, whole genome shotgun sequence genomic region, the following are encoded:
- the siglec15l gene encoding sialic acid binding Ig-like lectin 15, like isoform X1, with the protein MSALSHFLFSAPQKCFAVLKPFPRFSWSVREMDPSVLCVFLILMSSASVSVSWKMTVSPEVTASRGEDAVLRCSISLNRQDYSEVIAVKWTARDAKTDPFFRCSVRNDSLEREHGCSASVLQYSLFGDPRRGELSLLISNVQLTDAGDFFCEVQLDGQKELQKKVHLRVKAKPQILSLSVRNQTCGEPSSASLWLKCEVEGNPLPKVVWLSPSKRLLEAQGRGFESGQWRWTACVPYLQKEDQVITCRAENSEGHAERSFPESNGLRMTATLVTVTVLMFLSAVFIFIICLRKRGRQQVSDPPADGPELQPVYSVIVCDPSVQVNFIQSTQQKVDTEVTYSSVEV; encoded by the exons ATGTCGGCTCTTTCTCActtcctcttttcagctccccagaaatgttttgcagttttgaaaCCGTTTCCTCGTTTTAGTTGGAGCGTCAGAGAGATGGACCCGTCggttctgtgtgtgtttctgattctgatgagcTCAG CGTCCGTCTCTGTCTCCTGGAAGATGACGGTTTCTCCAGAGGTCACAGCTTCCAGAGGAGAAGACGCCGTGCTCCGCTGCTCCATCAGTCTTAATCGACAGGATTATTCTGAGGTTATCGCCGTTAAATGGACTGCTAGAGATGCAAAAACTGACCCGTTTTTTAGATGTTCTGTCAGGAACGACTCTCTGGAACGAGAACACGGCTGTTCGGCTTCGGTGCTTCAATATTCCCTGTTTGGAGATCCTCGGAGGGGGGAGCTTTCACTGCTCATCTCCAACGTCCAGCTGACTGATGCAGGAGATTTCTTCTGTGAAGTGCAGCTGGATGGACAGAAGGAGCTCCAGAAAAAGGTTCATCTTCGTGTGAAAG CTAAGCCTCAGATCCTGAGCCTCTCAGTGAGGAACCAGACCTGTGGTGAGCCCAGCAGCGCCTCCCTGTGGCTGAAATGTGAAGTTGAAGGTAATCCACTGCCTAAAGTCGTCTGGCTGTCGCCCTCAAAGCGTCTCCTAGAAGCCCAGGGCCGAGGCTTTGAGTCCGGACAGTGGCGCTGGACGGCCTGCGTCCCTTACCTGCAGAAGGAGGACCAGGTGATCACCTGCAGGGCGGAGAACAGCGAGGGCCATGCAGAGAGGAGCTTCCCAGAGAGTAATGGCCTGAGGATGACTGCGACCCTGGTTACCGTCACTGTACTGATGTTCCTGTCTGCagtcttcatcttcatcatctgcCTCA GAAAACGTGGACGGCAGCAGGTCTCAGATCCTCCAGCGGATGGACCAGAACTTCAGCCCGTTTACTCTGTGATCGTCTGTGATCCCT CTGTACAGGTGAACTTCATTCAGTCCACACAGCAGAAAGTAGATACAG AAGTGACGTATTCTTCAGTGGAGGTCTAG
- the siglec15l gene encoding sialic acid binding Ig-like lectin 15, like isoform X2 → MDPSVLCVFLILMSSASVSVSWKMTVSPEVTASRGEDAVLRCSISLNRQDYSEVIAVKWTARDAKTDPFFRCSVRNDSLEREHGCSASVLQYSLFGDPRRGELSLLISNVQLTDAGDFFCEVQLDGQKELQKKVHLRVKAKPQILSLSVRNQTCGEPSSASLWLKCEVEGNPLPKVVWLSPSKRLLEAQGRGFESGQWRWTACVPYLQKEDQVITCRAENSEGHAERSFPESNGLRMTATLVTVTVLMFLSAVFIFIICLRKRGRQQVSDPPADGPELQPVYSVIVCDPSVQVNFIQSTQQKVDTEVTYSSVEV, encoded by the exons ATGGACCCGTCggttctgtgtgtgtttctgattctgatgagcTCAG CGTCCGTCTCTGTCTCCTGGAAGATGACGGTTTCTCCAGAGGTCACAGCTTCCAGAGGAGAAGACGCCGTGCTCCGCTGCTCCATCAGTCTTAATCGACAGGATTATTCTGAGGTTATCGCCGTTAAATGGACTGCTAGAGATGCAAAAACTGACCCGTTTTTTAGATGTTCTGTCAGGAACGACTCTCTGGAACGAGAACACGGCTGTTCGGCTTCGGTGCTTCAATATTCCCTGTTTGGAGATCCTCGGAGGGGGGAGCTTTCACTGCTCATCTCCAACGTCCAGCTGACTGATGCAGGAGATTTCTTCTGTGAAGTGCAGCTGGATGGACAGAAGGAGCTCCAGAAAAAGGTTCATCTTCGTGTGAAAG CTAAGCCTCAGATCCTGAGCCTCTCAGTGAGGAACCAGACCTGTGGTGAGCCCAGCAGCGCCTCCCTGTGGCTGAAATGTGAAGTTGAAGGTAATCCACTGCCTAAAGTCGTCTGGCTGTCGCCCTCAAAGCGTCTCCTAGAAGCCCAGGGCCGAGGCTTTGAGTCCGGACAGTGGCGCTGGACGGCCTGCGTCCCTTACCTGCAGAAGGAGGACCAGGTGATCACCTGCAGGGCGGAGAACAGCGAGGGCCATGCAGAGAGGAGCTTCCCAGAGAGTAATGGCCTGAGGATGACTGCGACCCTGGTTACCGTCACTGTACTGATGTTCCTGTCTGCagtcttcatcttcatcatctgcCTCA GAAAACGTGGACGGCAGCAGGTCTCAGATCCTCCAGCGGATGGACCAGAACTTCAGCCCGTTTACTCTGTGATCGTCTGTGATCCCT CTGTACAGGTGAACTTCATTCAGTCCACACAGCAGAAAGTAGATACAG AAGTGACGTATTCTTCAGTGGAGGTCTAG
- the siglec15l gene encoding sialic acid binding Ig-like lectin 15, like isoform X3, which produces MTVSPEVTASRGEDAVLRCSISLNRQDYSEVIAVKWTARDAKTDPFFRCSVRNDSLEREHGCSASVLQYSLFGDPRRGELSLLISNVQLTDAGDFFCEVQLDGQKELQKKVHLRVKAKPQILSLSVRNQTCGEPSSASLWLKCEVEGNPLPKVVWLSPSKRLLEAQGRGFESGQWRWTACVPYLQKEDQVITCRAENSEGHAERSFPESNGLRMTATLVTVTVLMFLSAVFIFIICLRKRGRQQVSDPPADGPELQPVYSVIVCDPSVQVNFIQSTQQKVDTEVTYSSVEV; this is translated from the exons ATGACGGTTTCTCCAGAGGTCACAGCTTCCAGAGGAGAAGACGCCGTGCTCCGCTGCTCCATCAGTCTTAATCGACAGGATTATTCTGAGGTTATCGCCGTTAAATGGACTGCTAGAGATGCAAAAACTGACCCGTTTTTTAGATGTTCTGTCAGGAACGACTCTCTGGAACGAGAACACGGCTGTTCGGCTTCGGTGCTTCAATATTCCCTGTTTGGAGATCCTCGGAGGGGGGAGCTTTCACTGCTCATCTCCAACGTCCAGCTGACTGATGCAGGAGATTTCTTCTGTGAAGTGCAGCTGGATGGACAGAAGGAGCTCCAGAAAAAGGTTCATCTTCGTGTGAAAG CTAAGCCTCAGATCCTGAGCCTCTCAGTGAGGAACCAGACCTGTGGTGAGCCCAGCAGCGCCTCCCTGTGGCTGAAATGTGAAGTTGAAGGTAATCCACTGCCTAAAGTCGTCTGGCTGTCGCCCTCAAAGCGTCTCCTAGAAGCCCAGGGCCGAGGCTTTGAGTCCGGACAGTGGCGCTGGACGGCCTGCGTCCCTTACCTGCAGAAGGAGGACCAGGTGATCACCTGCAGGGCGGAGAACAGCGAGGGCCATGCAGAGAGGAGCTTCCCAGAGAGTAATGGCCTGAGGATGACTGCGACCCTGGTTACCGTCACTGTACTGATGTTCCTGTCTGCagtcttcatcttcatcatctgcCTCA GAAAACGTGGACGGCAGCAGGTCTCAGATCCTCCAGCGGATGGACCAGAACTTCAGCCCGTTTACTCTGTGATCGTCTGTGATCCCT CTGTACAGGTGAACTTCATTCAGTCCACACAGCAGAAAGTAGATACAG AAGTGACGTATTCTTCAGTGGAGGTCTAG
- the LOC105921002 gene encoding snake venom serine protease KN13 produces the protein MALLKLLLLLLGLGVAVNSDSVSLQKRIIGGHDCLDNERHYHVVIYSFDDFSCGGSLISNRWILTAAHCAKPCFNRGLTAGLGEHPPNNNQNLNNNQHSVLDRIEIFGPNHDIVMVRLQTPTTIPPVQLPNCGNRLRIGDTVQLAGNAATGRGPNYERIRMARPAHLQCVNMNVDAINVNHPTHGHVFTVQAPGTDICFGDSGGGVVRNNMIYGVISAMGNGTHACQAQAYMMDVCEYLPWINQVLARPL, from the exons ATGGCTCTGCTGaagcttctcctcctcctgctggggCTTG GTGTTGCAGTGAACTCAGACTCAGTGTCTCTGCAGAAGAGAATCATTGGAGGCCATGACTGTCTTGATAACGAGCGTCATTATCATGTGGTGATCTATTCATTTGATGACTTTAGCTGTGGAGGATCTCTGATCAGCAATCGGTGGatcctgacagcagctcacTGCGCAAAGCCATG TTTCAACAGGGGCCTTACTGCAGGATTGGGAGAACATCCACCCAATAACAATCAAAACCTTAATAATAATCAACACTCTGTTCTGGATCGGATTGAAATCTTTGGTCCCAACCATGACATCGTGATGGTGAGGCTCCAGACACCAACAACTATCCCCCCTGTCCAACTTCCTAACTGTGGGAATCGTCTCAGAAT AGGTGACACAGTCCAGCTTGCAGGAAATGCAGCAACAGGAAGAGGCCCTAATTATGAGCGAA TCAGAATGGCCAGGCCTGCCCATCTTCagtgtgtcaacatgaatgttgatgCCATTAATGTTAATCACCCTACACACGGACACGTCTTCACTGTCCAAGCTCCAGGCACGGACATATGTTTC GGTGACTCTGGTGGAGGAGTGGTGCGCAACAACATGATTTATGGTGTGATTTCTGCTATGGGAAATGGCACACACGCATGTCAGGCACAAGCTTATATGATGGATGTTTGTGAATACTTGCCCTGGATCAACCAAGTGCTCGCTCGTCCGCTATAA
- the cmtm7 gene encoding CKLF-like MARVEL transmembrane domain-containing protein 7, protein MSHTVITTSSTGRSSGDSVLNLGYSRTIPGLLKIGQLLSLLIAFLCIRLTHGWPSWAAFQFFEVVVLWFLVAFLVFFLMHLFRLQTKMPCINWPLTEFFHYSVGSVLIFIASIAAAVKCGGASSLVVASVFGFIATFLMVVNLWTSYSVACSPPVGESM, encoded by the exons ATGTCCCACACCGTCATCACCACCAGCAGCACCGGCAGGTCCTCCGGGGACAGCGTCCTCAACCTGGGCTACAGCCGCACCATCCCGGGGCTCCTGAAGATCGGCCAGCTG CTCTCCCTGCTCATCGCCTTCCTCTGCATCCGCCTCACCCACGGCTGGCCCAGCTGGGCGGCGTTCCAGTTCTTCGAGGTGGTGGTGCTGTGGTTCCTGGTGGCCTTCCTCGTCTTCTTCCTCATGCACCTGTTCAGGCTGCAGACCAAGATGCCCTGCATCAACTGGCCGCTGACG GAGTTCTTTCATTACTCTGTGGGGTCCGTCCTGATCTTCATCGCCTCCATCGCTGCTGCTGTGAAATGTGGAGGAGCTTCGTCTCTGGTGGTGGCGTCG GTGTTTGGCTTCATAGCGACGTTCCTGATGGTGGTTAATCTGTGGACGTCCTACAGCGTGGCCTGTAGCCCCCCCGTCG GTGAATCCATGTAG